In one Neobacillus sp. WH10 genomic region, the following are encoded:
- a CDS encoding YrzI family small protein: MTLNILFFSITIKKRNISIEEAVNQEMVEKLYDQYKDRQISMHQFM; this comes from the coding sequence ATGACCCTAAATATTTTATTCTTCTCAATTACAATTAAAAAAAGAAACATAAGTATTGAAGAAGCGGTAAACCAGGAAATGGTTGAAAAACTTTATGATCAATACAAAGACCGCCAAATTTCCATGCATCAATTCATGTAA
- a CDS encoding YrzI family small protein produces the protein MTLNILFFSITFKKREVSLEEAVNQEMVEKLYNQNKDRQISMHHFV, from the coding sequence ATGACTTTAAATATCTTATTTTTCTCAATTACCTTTAAAAAACGAGAAGTAAGTCTTGAAGAAGCGGTAAACCAGGAAATGGTTGAAAAGCTTTACAATCAAAACAAGGACCGCCAAATATCCATGCATCATTTCGTTTAA
- a CDS encoding helix-turn-helix domain-containing protein, with translation MSFGKSISIARKRQDMTQDDLSQKINYSRESVAKYENGTRKMPKEIYPHVIQGVDDPELYFQSWQETTGFVSIPFFNGDNIDQHPASLAFLVKKETDEALEQLEITCWSKPARSKTDDEREQMKQVLIELLDSAASMINLVACICREYKFSMKDIFRAWNVSLKIRKFNK, from the coding sequence ATGTCATTTGGCAAGTCAATATCTATAGCAAGAAAGCGCCAAGATATGACACAAGATGATTTGTCACAAAAAATCAATTACAGCCGTGAATCTGTTGCTAAATATGAAAATGGGACAAGAAAAATGCCAAAGGAAATTTATCCTCATGTTATTCAAGGGGTTGATGATCCGGAGTTATATTTTCAATCTTGGCAAGAGACAACCGGGTTTGTAAGCATTCCTTTTTTTAACGGAGATAATATTGATCAACATCCGGCAAGTTTGGCTTTTCTAGTAAAAAAAGAAACAGATGAAGCACTTGAGCAATTAGAGATAACCTGTTGGTCCAAGCCAGCTCGTTCAAAAACAGATGATGAGCGCGAACAAATGAAACAAGTATTAATTGAATTACTTGATTCTGCTGCATCGATGATTAATCTTGTTGCATGTATTTGTCGAGAGTACAAATTCTCAATGAAAGATATTTTCAGAGCATGGAATGTATCTCTTAAAATAAGAAAATTTAATAAGTGA
- a CDS encoding DUF2536 family protein — protein sequence MNFQFDLIEDKIEFFEANNLKTLQKKIESQVDENRAILLGVQSVSHQMHVNENGQTYFTAVVHFKKK from the coding sequence GTGAATTTTCAGTTTGATTTGATTGAGGATAAAATTGAATTTTTCGAGGCCAATAATCTTAAAACATTGCAAAAAAAGATTGAATCACAGGTTGATGAGAATAGAGCAATCCTACTTGGGGTCCAATCCGTATCCCACCAAATGCATGTGAACGAAAATGGACAAACATACTTTACGGCGGTTGTTCATTTTAAAAAGAAATAG
- a CDS encoding bifunctional cystathionine gamma-lyase/homocysteine desulfhydrase, translating to MRRKTKLIHGGISEDPATGAVSFPIYQVSTYKQEGVGGHKGFEYSRTGNPTRHALEELIKDIEGGKAGFAFGSGMAAITAVIMLFNSGDHVILTDDVYGGTFRVMTKVLNRFGIDSTFVDTSDLEKIKSEIKPNTRAVYLETPTNPLLKVTDIEAAAQLAKEHGLLTIVDNTFSTPYWQNPLELGADIVLHSATKYIGGHSDVVAGLVVVNSEKLAEDLHFVQNSTGGVLGPQDSWLLIRGIKTLGIRMEETEANTKAIVEFLQGHSKVKKVFYPGIETHPNHDIAKNQSRGFGGMVSFDVGSAENADQLLSKVKYFTLAESLGAVESLISVPARMTHASIPTERRAELGITDGLVRISVGLEDIEDLIEDLTQALE from the coding sequence GTGAGAAGAAAGACGAAATTGATTCATGGCGGCATCAGTGAAGATCCAGCAACCGGTGCTGTCTCATTCCCGATTTATCAAGTTAGTACTTATAAACAGGAGGGTGTCGGCGGGCATAAAGGATTTGAATATTCCCGTACTGGAAATCCTACGAGACATGCACTTGAAGAGCTGATAAAAGATATCGAAGGCGGTAAAGCAGGATTTGCTTTTGGCTCTGGGATGGCGGCAATTACGGCTGTCATAATGCTATTTAACAGCGGTGATCACGTCATCTTAACGGATGATGTTTACGGTGGAACATTCCGTGTTATGACTAAGGTTTTGAATCGTTTCGGAATTGATTCAACATTTGTTGATACTAGTGATTTAGAGAAAATTAAAAGTGAAATTAAACCAAACACCCGGGCTGTTTATTTAGAAACACCGACAAATCCACTTTTAAAGGTTACAGATATCGAAGCTGCTGCACAGCTTGCAAAAGAACATGGGCTATTAACAATTGTTGATAATACATTCTCGACTCCATATTGGCAAAATCCACTGGAGCTTGGCGCTGATATTGTTCTGCATAGTGCAACGAAATACATTGGCGGCCATAGCGATGTAGTGGCTGGATTAGTGGTTGTAAATAGTGAAAAGCTCGCAGAAGATCTTCACTTTGTGCAAAACTCTACTGGCGGTGTTTTGGGGCCTCAGGATTCATGGCTGTTAATTAGGGGGATCAAAACATTGGGGATACGGATGGAGGAAACCGAAGCGAATACGAAAGCAATAGTTGAGTTTTTACAAGGTCATTCGAAGGTTAAAAAAGTATTCTATCCTGGCATAGAAACACATCCAAATCATGACATTGCTAAGAACCAGTCAAGAGGTTTTGGCGGTATGGTTTCATTTGATGTTGGCAGTGCAGAAAATGCAGACCAATTACTCAGCAAGGTGAAATATTTTACATTAGCTGAAAGTCTTGGAGCTGTAGAAAGCTTAATCTCCGTTCCAGCAAGAATGACCCATGCCTCTATTCCAACAGAGCGAAGAGCAGAACTTGGCATCACAGACGGCTTAGTACGTATCTCAGTCGGACTAGAAGATATTGAAGATCTAATTGAGGATCTCACCCAGGCATTAGAATAA
- a CDS encoding cysteine synthase family protein produces the protein MQVYKNVHELIGHTPIVEITQFPLPEGVRIFAKLEFLNPGGSVKDRLGIELLSEAFSSGKLREGGTVIEPTAGNTGIGLALAAINKGIQVIFCVPEKFSMEKQAIMKALGAKIVHTPTEQGIMGAIAKAEELLKEIPNSYCPQQFANPANPATYYKTLGPELWDQLDGKINVFIAGAGSGGTFMGTARYLKEQQNQIKTVIVEPEGSILNGGQSGPHKTEGIGMEFLPPFMEPAYFDAIHTVADDDAFSFVKELAAKEGLLVGSSSGAAFYAALKEAETAEADTNIVVIFPDGSERYLSKKIFEGGI, from the coding sequence ATGCAGGTCTACAAAAATGTTCATGAGCTAATTGGGCACACACCAATCGTGGAAATTACCCAATTTCCTTTGCCGGAAGGGGTTCGAATATTTGCCAAACTTGAGTTCCTGAACCCTGGGGGAAGTGTCAAAGACCGACTTGGAATAGAGCTGTTAAGTGAGGCGTTTTCGAGCGGGAAACTTAGAGAGGGTGGAACGGTTATTGAGCCGACTGCCGGAAATACTGGAATTGGTTTAGCACTTGCTGCGATTAATAAAGGGATTCAAGTTATTTTTTGTGTGCCTGAAAAATTCAGTATGGAAAAGCAGGCAATCATGAAAGCACTTGGTGCTAAAATCGTTCATACTCCAACAGAGCAAGGCATTATGGGGGCGATTGCTAAAGCAGAGGAGCTGCTTAAAGAAATTCCTAATTCCTATTGTCCTCAGCAATTTGCCAATCCTGCCAATCCTGCTACTTATTATAAAACATTAGGGCCTGAGCTCTGGGATCAACTCGATGGTAAAATTAATGTTTTTATTGCTGGAGCAGGTTCTGGAGGTACGTTTATGGGAACTGCTCGTTATTTGAAAGAACAACAGAATCAAATAAAAACGGTCATTGTCGAGCCAGAAGGGTCAATATTGAATGGTGGTCAATCCGGCCCGCATAAAACGGAGGGTATTGGCATGGAATTCTTGCCTCCATTTATGGAACCCGCCTATTTTGATGCCATTCATACCGTTGCTGATGATGATGCCTTTTCCTTTGTTAAAGAGTTGGCCGCAAAAGAGGGACTGCTTGTGGGCAGCTCTTCCGGTGCAGCCTTTTATGCAGCTCTAAAAGAGGCTGAAACAGCAGAGGCAGATACGAACATCGTGGTTATTTTTCCAGACGGTAGTGAACGATATTTAAGCAAAAAGATCTTTGAAGGGGGGATTTAG
- a CDS encoding helix-turn-helix transcriptional regulator yields the protein MSDTKKIFGERLRKLRRDRGMEVKDLAFKLSLAPTTIYGYENGSRGPDVDILKVIADFFNVTTDYLLGRSNHPKLTEIEDGQLDKETRELMETVESLPIDLRKQFWQNAKLMKKHLENK from the coding sequence TTGAGTGATACAAAAAAAATATTTGGAGAAAGATTACGAAAGCTTCGAAGAGATAGAGGAATGGAAGTTAAAGATTTAGCTTTTAAGTTATCCTTAGCTCCTACTACAATATATGGTTACGAAAATGGATCAAGAGGACCTGACGTTGATATATTAAAAGTAATTGCTGATTTTTTTAATGTTACTACAGATTACTTATTAGGTCGTTCAAACCATCCAAAATTAACTGAAATTGAGGACGGGCAATTGGATAAAGAAACACGAGAATTAATGGAGACTGTTGAAAGTCTTCCAATTGATTTAAGAAAACAGTTTTGGCAGAACGCTAAGCTAATGAAAAAACACTTAGAAAATAAATAA
- a CDS encoding M3 family oligoendopeptidase, translated as MTATTYSEVWNLDVFFKGGSDSSELQEHLIQTEDQIKHFETRVNNWTPINSLEDSNYLQELLGDLEGAAKKLIQAGAFVGCLLAQNTEDKKAYSLDAKITSLNATFQTALSSLDNLLTSIDDVVWQQLVSAEPIKELAFVLTESREKAKEKLSKEEEALISALEVDGYHSWGQLYDLIVSKIKVSFNEHSEEKQLSVGQAYNKFSSTDREVRSAVFKNWEKSWGEQADFLAKTLNHLSGFRLNVYKKRGWVDVLKESLSINRMKKETLETMWAVISENKQKLVQYLERKAKLLGLEKLSWFDLDAPYGKTETKVSYQEGAEFIERNFAIFGEKMAAFAKKAFEEQWIEAEDRPGKAPGGFCTDLPESEQSRIFMTYSGTPSNVSTLAHELGHAFHSFAMRDIPFLNCNYAMNVAETASTFAEMIVADASVKDAKDEEEKLALLDDKIQRTVALLMNIHARFLFETRFYEERKQGTVSVEKLNELMLEAQKEAYCDALEEYHPLFWASKLHFFITGVPFYNFPYTFGYLFSLGIYAEALEEGKGYEEKYIALLRDTASMTVEELARKHLQVDLTQKDFWEKAVRICLEDIDEFLELTK; from the coding sequence ATGACAGCCACTACATATTCAGAAGTTTGGAATCTCGATGTCTTTTTTAAAGGAGGCAGCGATTCCTCTGAATTACAGGAACACTTAATTCAAACCGAAGATCAAATTAAACATTTCGAAACAAGAGTAAACAACTGGACACCGATTAATTCACTTGAGGATTCCAATTACTTGCAAGAATTACTTGGGGATTTAGAAGGAGCCGCAAAAAAACTGATTCAGGCTGGAGCCTTCGTTGGATGTTTACTTGCACAAAATACTGAGGATAAAAAAGCATATTCGCTAGATGCCAAAATAACAAGCTTAAATGCAACTTTCCAAACAGCACTCAGTTCATTAGACAACCTGTTGACATCAATTGATGATGTTGTATGGCAGCAGCTTGTAAGCGCTGAACCTATAAAGGAGCTCGCCTTTGTGTTAACGGAAAGCCGTGAAAAAGCGAAGGAAAAGCTGTCAAAAGAAGAAGAGGCCTTAATCAGCGCTCTTGAAGTAGATGGATATCACAGCTGGGGACAACTATATGACTTAATTGTTAGTAAAATCAAAGTCTCTTTTAACGAGCATAGTGAGGAGAAACAGCTTTCTGTCGGTCAAGCCTACAACAAATTCTCCAGCACTGATCGCGAAGTTCGCTCAGCAGTCTTTAAAAATTGGGAAAAGTCATGGGGGGAACAGGCAGATTTCCTCGCGAAAACATTAAACCATCTCTCCGGGTTCCGTTTGAATGTGTATAAAAAGAGAGGCTGGGTAGATGTCTTGAAGGAATCGCTCAGCATTAACCGGATGAAAAAAGAAACACTGGAAACGATGTGGGCAGTCATTTCGGAAAATAAACAGAAGCTTGTTCAATACTTAGAGCGTAAAGCAAAGCTCTTAGGTCTTGAAAAGTTGAGCTGGTTTGATTTAGATGCACCATATGGCAAAACAGAAACAAAGGTTTCTTATCAAGAAGGGGCCGAATTTATAGAACGGAATTTTGCTATTTTTGGTGAGAAAATGGCTGCTTTTGCGAAGAAGGCATTCGAGGAGCAATGGATTGAGGCTGAGGATCGTCCTGGAAAAGCACCTGGCGGTTTCTGTACCGATTTACCTGAGAGTGAACAATCCCGCATTTTTATGACATACTCTGGGACACCATCAAATGTATCTACACTGGCACATGAACTTGGTCATGCGTTTCATTCTTTTGCAATGAGAGATATCCCGTTTCTTAATTGTAATTATGCAATGAACGTGGCTGAAACTGCTTCTACCTTTGCGGAAATGATTGTTGCTGATGCATCAGTGAAAGACGCAAAGGATGAAGAAGAAAAACTTGCTCTTTTAGATGACAAAATCCAAAGAACAGTCGCCCTTCTAATGAATATTCATGCCCGATTCTTGTTTGAAACACGTTTTTATGAGGAAAGAAAACAAGGAACGGTATCGGTAGAAAAATTGAATGAGTTGATGCTTGAAGCACAGAAGGAAGCATATTGTGATGCTTTAGAGGAATATCATCCATTATTCTGGGCATCAAAGTTGCATTTCTTCATAACCGGGGTTCCATTCTATAACTTCCCGTACACTTTTGGCTACTTGTTCTCTCTCGGCATATATGCTGAGGCACTTGAGGAAGGGAAAGGGTATGAAGAAAAATATATTGCCCTCTTAAGAGACACTGCATCCATGACAGTAGAGGAACTTGCCCGGAAACATCTTCAAGTAGACCTTACACAGAAAGACTTCTGGGAAAAAGCTGTTCGCATCTGTCTTGAAGATATTGACGAGTTCTTAGAGCTTACAAAATAA
- a CDS encoding helix-turn-helix transcriptional regulator, with amino-acid sequence MKKPSKLRLARLEAGIGFEQACKVTGLSTSFLASVERGERTLDAECAKKLADLYQKNLDEIFFVSRYAIRVS; translated from the coding sequence TTGAAAAAACCAAGTAAATTAAGATTAGCTCGTTTAGAAGCTGGAATTGGATTTGAACAAGCGTGTAAAGTAACTGGATTATCGACAAGTTTTCTAGCAAGTGTCGAAAGAGGAGAAAGAACTTTGGATGCAGAATGTGCTAAAAAACTTGCAGATCTATATCAAAAAAATTTGGATGAGATTTTTTTTGTAAGCCGTTACGCAATTCGAGTAAGTTAG
- the mtnN gene encoding 5'-methylthioadenosine/S-adenosylhomocysteine nucleosidase, which yields MKIAIIGAMEEEVTLLRDNIEEQTQETVAGCEFTFGKMHGADVILLRSGIGKVNAAMSTTILLEKYKPDCIINTGSAGGFNPSLNVGDAVISTEVRHHDVDVTAFGYEYGQVPQLPAAFLADEKLISVAETAAKELENFQIVKGLIVTGDSFMEDPVRVDFVRSKFEALQAVEMEAAAIAQVAHRFAVPFVIIRSLSDIAGKESEISFDQFIDKAATNSATLVMKMVAAIR from the coding sequence ATGAAAATCGCCATCATCGGAGCAATGGAAGAAGAAGTAACTTTACTACGAGACAATATTGAGGAACAAACACAAGAAACAGTCGCAGGTTGTGAATTTACATTTGGAAAGATGCACGGTGCAGATGTCATCCTGCTGCGGTCGGGGATTGGGAAGGTAAATGCGGCTATGTCAACAACCATCCTGCTTGAAAAATATAAGCCTGATTGTATTATCAATACCGGTTCAGCAGGAGGCTTTAATCCTTCACTTAATGTAGGGGATGCTGTTATCTCAACGGAAGTCCGCCATCATGATGTCGATGTAACCGCATTTGGTTATGAATATGGTCAGGTTCCCCAGCTTCCGGCAGCGTTTTTAGCTGATGAAAAATTAATTTCTGTCGCAGAAACAGCTGCAAAAGAATTAGAAAATTTCCAAATTGTGAAGGGCTTAATTGTGACGGGTGATTCTTTTATGGAAGATCCGGTACGTGTCGATTTTGTACGGTCAAAATTTGAGGCTTTACAGGCGGTTGAAATGGAGGCTGCTGCGATTGCACAAGTGGCTCATCGCTTCGCTGTACCTTTTGTAATTATCCGTTCTCTGTCGGATATCGCCGGAAAAGAATCAGAAATTTCGTTTGATCAATTTATTGATAAGGCAGCGACTAATTCGGCTACATTGGTGATGAAAATGGTGGCAGCTATACGATAG
- a CDS encoding recombinase family protein yields the protein MSKTALYLRKSRADIEAEARGEGETLAKHKKALLKVAKDLNLNIINVYEEIVSGESLMHRSEMLKLLQDVEMKKFDAVLCMDIDRLGRGGMKEQGLILETFKEAKTKIITPRKTYDLNDEWDEEYSEFEAFMARKELKIITRRMQGGRVRSVESGNYIGTNPPYGYIIKEIKDGRTLEAHPEQSEAVKLIFELYTHDDPSIRVGAAQIANKLNAMNFKTATGKQWANWGVLNILKNPVYCGKVVWKKKEIKKSKDPSKKKVARTRDQSEWIIANGKHEAIISDDLFQKAQEVLKTRYHVPYQVNNKITNPLAGLIECGKCGRKMIYRPYTKQKPHLKCYNNPRCDCKATNFELVEQRLIEFLKGWLQAYKDGLESNKQESDERVNIIDMSKVIIKKLEKEISETEEQINNLMDLLERKLYDEKTYLKRSNVLSKRLDELQLEYDKAKNQMNKSKQEIKAQEIIIPKFENVIDLYQKSEDPGIKNSLIKSVLDKAVYTKEKWQIKDDFKLVVYPKFE from the coding sequence ATGTCAAAAACGGCATTGTATTTACGTAAATCAAGGGCTGATATTGAGGCTGAAGCACGTGGCGAAGGGGAAACTTTAGCCAAACACAAAAAAGCTCTCTTAAAGGTCGCTAAAGACCTTAATTTAAATATTATTAATGTTTATGAAGAAATTGTATCTGGTGAAAGCTTAATGCACCGCTCGGAAATGCTTAAACTATTGCAGGATGTTGAAATGAAAAAATTTGATGCTGTTTTATGCATGGATATTGATCGTTTAGGTCGTGGAGGAATGAAAGAGCAAGGATTGATACTAGAAACATTTAAAGAGGCTAAAACGAAGATTATTACTCCTAGAAAGACTTATGACCTTAATGACGAATGGGATGAAGAATACAGCGAATTTGAAGCGTTTATGGCTCGTAAAGAATTGAAGATAATAACTAGACGTATGCAAGGAGGCCGTGTTCGGTCTGTGGAATCAGGTAATTATATCGGAACAAATCCTCCTTATGGTTATATAATTAAAGAAATTAAAGATGGTAGAACATTAGAAGCTCATCCAGAACAATCAGAGGCCGTTAAGTTAATTTTTGAACTATATACTCATGATGATCCAAGTATTAGAGTTGGAGCTGCGCAAATAGCAAATAAATTAAATGCTATGAATTTTAAAACGGCGACAGGAAAACAATGGGCCAACTGGGGAGTGCTTAATATTCTTAAAAACCCGGTATATTGTGGAAAAGTTGTCTGGAAAAAGAAAGAAATAAAAAAATCTAAGGATCCCTCCAAAAAAAAAGTTGCTAGGACGCGTGATCAAAGTGAATGGATTATCGCTAATGGAAAACATGAGGCAATAATTAGTGATGATTTATTTCAGAAGGCGCAGGAAGTTTTAAAAACTCGATACCATGTCCCTTACCAGGTTAATAATAAAATCACCAATCCATTAGCTGGATTAATTGAATGTGGAAAATGTGGAAGGAAGATGATATATCGTCCGTACACAAAACAAAAGCCTCATCTTAAGTGCTATAACAACCCTAGATGCGATTGTAAGGCAACCAATTTCGAACTAGTTGAACAAAGACTTATTGAGTTCTTAAAAGGTTGGCTCCAAGCTTATAAAGATGGCCTAGAATCAAATAAACAAGAAAGTGATGAAAGAGTAAATATTATTGATATGAGCAAAGTAATTATTAAAAAACTTGAAAAAGAAATATCGGAAACGGAAGAACAAATTAACAACCTTATGGATTTATTAGAAAGGAAATTATATGATGAAAAAACTTATTTAAAACGATCTAATGTATTATCAAAACGTTTAGATGAATTACAATTAGAATATGATAAAGCAAAAAATCAAATGAATAAAAGTAAACAAGAAATAAAAGCGCAGGAGATTATCATACCTAAATTTGAAAATGTAATCGATCTTTATCAAAAATCGGAGGATCCTGGTATAAAAAATAGCCTAATAAAAAGCGTCCTAGATAAAGCTGTTTATACTAAAGAAAAGTGGCAAATTAAAGATGACTTTAAACTTGTTGTTTATCCTAAGTTTGAGTAA
- a CDS encoding F510_1955 family glycosylhydrolase has protein sequence MKIQIKVIFALLMGVLLVAAGCSNMSQEPKKNKQENRAQTVKKFEIAESKKVTLKNIRGIGYPGNDNALYVAANDGLKMYRDATWFETTANQHDYIGFQAVETGFIASGHPEKGTDLRDPLGLVKSVDKGETLNKLAFYGKANFHFTAASFSGNSIYVINEKQNDELSLGVNYSTDNGNTWKESALKDFSADSYGMMAVHPKNGETMVMATRSGIYFSNDYGNTMKPLTDPFMVTALTFSGDSILFSSVENEKILLKSLNPVTGEQTVIASPFLDYDNPITYLAVNPKNNNQIAFTTYKNDVYESIDGGQNWKKLLDRK, from the coding sequence ATGAAGATTCAAATAAAAGTTATTTTTGCCCTACTTATGGGAGTATTACTTGTTGCTGCTGGCTGCAGTAACATGAGTCAGGAACCAAAGAAGAATAAGCAGGAAAATAGGGCTCAAACAGTAAAGAAGTTTGAAATTGCCGAGTCAAAAAAGGTTACATTGAAAAATATACGCGGGATTGGCTATCCGGGGAATGACAATGCCCTATATGTAGCTGCAAATGATGGCTTAAAGATGTACAGGGATGCAACTTGGTTTGAAACAACAGCTAATCAGCATGACTATATTGGCTTTCAAGCGGTAGAAACAGGTTTTATCGCGAGCGGACATCCAGAAAAAGGAACGGACTTGAGGGATCCACTTGGATTGGTAAAAAGTGTTGATAAAGGGGAAACACTGAACAAATTAGCCTTTTATGGTAAAGCAAATTTTCATTTCACAGCAGCGAGCTTTTCAGGGAATAGTATTTATGTGATAAATGAGAAACAAAACGATGAGCTAAGTTTAGGTGTAAACTATTCTACTGATAACGGTAACACTTGGAAAGAAAGTGCTTTAAAGGATTTTTCCGCTGATTCGTATGGAATGATGGCAGTTCACCCGAAAAATGGTGAAACAATGGTGATGGCTACTAGATCAGGGATTTATTTTTCCAATGATTATGGAAATACGATGAAGCCGCTAACAGATCCATTTATGGTAACTGCTCTTACATTTAGCGGGGATTCCATTTTATTTTCTAGTGTCGAAAACGAGAAAATTCTCTTAAAGTCACTAAATCCTGTAACTGGTGAACAAACCGTCATAGCGTCTCCTTTCCTTGATTATGATAATCCGATTACCTATTTGGCAGTTAATCCAAAAAACAATAACCAAATCGCCTTTACCACCTATAAGAATGATGTATATGAATCGATCGATGGTGGTCAAAATTGGAAAAAACTTTTGGATCGAAAATAA
- a CDS encoding YrzI family small protein, whose translation MRITLNILFFSITFKKREVSLEEAVNQEMVEKLYDQNKDRQISMHQFM comes from the coding sequence ATCAGAATAACTTTAAATATCTTATTTTTCTCAATCACCTTTAAAAAACGTGAAGTAAGTCTTGAAGAAGCGGTAAACCAGGAAATGGTTGAAAAGCTTTATGATCAAAACAAAGACCGCCAAATATCCATGCACCAATTCATGTAA
- a CDS encoding YrzI family small protein: protein MTLNIFFLTISINKRKISLNEAVHQEMVEKLYEKNKDRQASMYRVM, encoded by the coding sequence ATGACTCTTAATATTTTCTTTTTAACGATTTCCATTAATAAGCGTAAAATCAGTCTTAATGAAGCTGTTCATCAAGAAATGGTTGAAAAGCTTTATGAAAAAAATAAGGATCGTCAAGCATCCATGTACCGGGTTATGTAA
- a CDS encoding class I SAM-dependent methyltransferase — MGREFLEIFEQWADSYDDTVVGHDLEYKEVFSHYEQILDAVAARSIGHVVEFGVGTGNLTQKLLAVGLRVTGVEPSPSMRKIAEQKLAGNAVILDGDFLHFPEVKKIDTFVSSYAFHHLTDNEKAEAVTHYGKLLSKDGRIVFADTMYESEEDHYNAIVKAKNDGFHNLAKDLETEYYTTIPFLKSILEKNSFSATFTRINDFVWLMEGVKQ; from the coding sequence ATGGGGAGAGAGTTTCTTGAAATTTTTGAGCAATGGGCAGATTCATATGATGATACAGTCGTTGGTCATGATTTAGAATATAAAGAAGTTTTTTCACATTATGAACAAATTTTAGATGCTGTTGCTGCTCGTTCAATTGGTCATGTAGTGGAATTTGGTGTCGGTACGGGGAACCTGACACAAAAGCTATTGGCTGTAGGGCTTAGGGTGACTGGAGTAGAGCCATCACCATCAATGAGGAAAATTGCTGAGCAAAAACTTGCTGGTAATGCGGTAATTCTCGATGGTGATTTTCTTCATTTTCCAGAAGTGAAGAAAATTGATACATTTGTCAGTTCGTATGCCTTCCATCATCTTACCGATAACGAAAAAGCAGAAGCTGTTACTCACTATGGCAAGCTCCTCTCAAAAGATGGTAGAATAGTGTTTGCGGATACGATGTATGAATCCGAGGAAGATCATTATAATGCGATCGTAAAAGCAAAAAATGACGGCTTTCATAACCTGGCAAAAGATCTGGAAACTGAATATTATACAACGATTCCGTTTTTAAAATCTATTTTAGAAAAAAATAGTTTTAGCGCCACGTTCACAAGGATAAACGATTTTGTCTGGTTAATGGAAGGTGTAAAACAATAA
- a CDS encoding YrzI family small protein — MTLNILFFSITFKKREVSLEEAVNQEMVEKLYDQYKDRQISMHQFM; from the coding sequence ATGACCTTAAATATCTTATTTTTCTCAATTACCTTTAAAAAACGTGAAGTAAGTCTTGAAGAAGCAGTAAACCAGGAAATGGTTGAAAAACTTTATGATCAATACAAAGACCGCCAAATATCCATGCACCAATTCATGTAA